The following proteins come from a genomic window of Rissa tridactyla isolate bRisTri1 chromosome 11, bRisTri1.patW.cur.20221130, whole genome shotgun sequence:
- the BNIP1 gene encoding vesicle transport protein SEC20 isoform X1: MAAAASVPVRVCHQEIVKFDLEIKAAVQDIRDCPGPLSALTELNAAVKEKFHHLRGRIQELEQMAKEQDKESEKQALLREVENHKKQMLSNQAAWRKANLACKIAIDNSEKDQLLQGRDSLRQRKTTKESLAESASNITESLMGLSRMMSQQVQQSEETVQTLANSSRTILEANEEFKSMSGTIQLGRKLITKYNRRELTDKLLIFLALALFLATVLYILKKRLFPFL; this comes from the exons atggcggcggccgccTCAGTGCCGGTGCGGGTCTGCCACCAGGAGATCGTCAAGTTCGACCTGGAGATCAAGGCGGCCGTGCAG GATATCCGGGACTGCCCGGGGCCGCTCAGCGCCCTCACGGAGCTCAACGCCGCCGTGAAGGAGAAGTTTCACCACCTCCGTGGCCGTATCCAG GAGCTCGAACAGATGGCGAAGGAGCAAGATAAAGAGTCGGAGAAACAGGCCTTACTGCGGGAAGTGGAAAACCATAAGAAACAAATGCTCAG CAATCAGGCAGCTTGGAGAAAGGCAAATCTGGCTTGCAAAATTGCTATTGACAACTCTGAGAAAGATCAACTGCTGCAGGGAAGAGACTCCTTAAGACAAAG gaagaCTACAAAAGAAAGTCTGGCAGAGAGTGCAAGTAACATCACAGAGAGTCTGATGGGCCTTAGCAGGATGATGTCGCAGCAAGTCCAGCAGAGTGAGGAGACCGTGCAAACCCTAG CGAATTCTTCACGAACCATCCTGGAAGCAAATGAAGAATTTAAGTCCATGTCTGGGACAATTCAATTGGGGCGAAAGCTAATAACAAAGTACAATCGCAGGGAACTGACGGACAAGCTGCTAATCTTTCTCGCCCTTGCCTTATTCCTGGCCACGGTGctctatattttgaaaaaaagactcTTTCCGTTTTTGTAA
- the BNIP1 gene encoding vesicle transport protein SEC20 isoform X2 yields MAAAASVPVRVCHQEIVKFDLEIKAAVQDIRDCPGPLSALTELNAAVKEKFHHLRGRIQELEQMAKEQDKESEKQALLREVENHKKQMLSNQAAWRKANLACKIAIDNSEKDQLLQGRDSLRQRKTTKESLAESASNITESLMGLSRMMSQQVQQSEETVQTLGLLSCEIFCKNTVCICFTHQSV; encoded by the exons atggcggcggccgccTCAGTGCCGGTGCGGGTCTGCCACCAGGAGATCGTCAAGTTCGACCTGGAGATCAAGGCGGCCGTGCAG GATATCCGGGACTGCCCGGGGCCGCTCAGCGCCCTCACGGAGCTCAACGCCGCCGTGAAGGAGAAGTTTCACCACCTCCGTGGCCGTATCCAG GAGCTCGAACAGATGGCGAAGGAGCAAGATAAAGAGTCGGAGAAACAGGCCTTACTGCGGGAAGTGGAAAACCATAAGAAACAAATGCTCAG CAATCAGGCAGCTTGGAGAAAGGCAAATCTGGCTTGCAAAATTGCTATTGACAACTCTGAGAAAGATCAACTGCTGCAGGGAAGAGACTCCTTAAGACAAAG gaagaCTACAAAAGAAAGTCTGGCAGAGAGTGCAAGTAACATCACAGAGAGTCTGATGGGCCTTAGCAGGATGATGTCGCAGCAAGTCCAGCAGAGTGAGGAGACCGTGCAAACCCTAG GACTACTGAGTTGTGAAATCTTCTGCAAGAACACAGTCTGCATTTGTTTTACCCATCAGTCAGTCTGA